Part of the Streptococcus ilei genome is shown below.
CAGGACCTGTGATGACCACTGCACGTTTGCGTCCCAACTGTTGGATAGCACGGGCGACAATTTCTTGCAATTCGGCACGATAGAGACCCATGAGTTGCGTTTCTAGGTCCAGCGGATTCGCCAGAGGGCCGACCAGGTTCATGATCGTTGGAATCCCCATAGCTTGACGAGCTGGGCCAATGAAGCGCATAGCTGGATGCATGGTCTGAGCAAAGATAAAGGCCAAACCAACCTCGTCCAAAGCTTTAGAGAGGGTTTCTGGCGAAGCAGCTACGTTGATGCCAAGCGCTTCTAGGACATCCGCAGATCCTGACTTAGAAGAAACCGAGCGATTGCCAGCCTTGGCCATGCGGATCCCTCCAGCAGCCAGAACGAAGCAAACCGTCGTTGAAATGTTAAAGCTATAGGATTGATCGCCACCAGTCCCACAGTTACACATGGCATCTGAAAAGGTCTCGGGTAAAACCGTTACATGGGCCTTTAAGGCGCGCACAATCCCTGTAATTTCGTCCGCTGTTTCTCCCTTGGTTTTGAGTCCCATCAAAAAGGCAGCGATTTGACTTTCTGATAGTTGGTTCTGCAAGATTTGATCAAAGACTTCTTGAACTTGCTCTTGGGTCAAGTCTTGGCGATTAGAGATTTGTAAGAATAGTTCTTTCATAAGGGTTTCCTCTTGTCTTTTCTACACGTTTATTAGGTATTCTATCTGCTTGGAACTGCCGGTCTAGTCTAGGACTAGCTTCACAAAATTTTCGATCATTTTTAGGCCATCTGGACTACCGATACTCTCAGGATGGTATTGAAGGCCATAGATGGGCAGACTCTTGTGTTGAATGGCCATGATTTCTTGGTCGTCCGTAGTAATGGCCGTGACCTCAAATTCTTCTGGCATTTGATCAACGACGATCGAATGGTAACGCATGATGGGTACTTCATTGTCAATATCCTCAAAAATTGGTGAAGGTGTTTCAAAGGTAATCTGGCTTTGTTTGCCATGCATGACATTCTTAGCCAGGCGCAACTTGCCACCAAAGGTCTCCGCCAGGGCTTGGTGACCTAAGCAAATCCCCAACATAGGTTTCTTACCTGCAAAGTCCTTGATCATGGCTTCCATTTGACCAGCATCTGCTGGCCAGCCTGGACCTGGAGAGAAGACGAGGGCATCTGCTACTTCCGCCTGCTCATACAAGCGCTCATCATCATTTCGCAAGACCTCAACCTCTGTAAAAGTTCCCAAGTATTGGGCCAAATTATAGGTGAAGGAATCGTAATTATCCACTAATAAAATCATTGAACATCTCCTATTCTTGTCATTGATTTTGCCTTGTTAATCGTTTCGTAAAATTCATTCTCCGGAACACTGTCGTAGACAATCCCTGCTCCTGCTTGGACGTAGGCCTTTTGATTTTTGAGGATCATGGTCCGGATAGCAATGGCAAAGTCCATATCTCCTGTCGCAGAGAGGTAACCAATAGCTCCCGCATAGACCCCACGTTTTTCCTCTTCCAACTCATAGATCCGACGCATGGCCCGAATCTTAGGAGCTCCAGAGACTGTTCCCGCTGGTAGGGTAGCTTTCAAAGCATCTAAGGCTGTTAGGTGAGGCAGGAGTTGCCCCTTGATCACACTGGTCAGATGCATGACATAACGGAAGTACTCCACTTCCATATACTTGGTCACTTCGACCGTCCCGTTTTGGACGATTTTCCCGATATCATTGCGCCCCAGGTCCACTAACATGCGGTGCTCAGCTGTTTCCTTGACATCGTGAAGGAGTTCATGAGCCAAGGCTTGGTCCTCTTCCTCCGTCGCCCCACGAGGACGGGTTCCAGCTATCGGATTGGTGGTCACCTCTCCTTTTTTCACCGATACCAAGCTTTCCGGACTGGCCCCAATGATTTGGTAGTCCCCAAAGTCGTAGAAATAGAGATAGTTTGATGGGTTGGTCACGCGTAAATTTCGGTAATAATCCAAGGGATCTCCTTCGAAGTCTGCTGAGAAGCGTTGACTGAGGACACACTGGAACATATCACCTTCTCGGATCAGTTTCTTGGCCTTGGCCACCATCTCCATAAAGACTTCTTTTTCGATGTGGTTGCTGAAGTGCAGGGCCTGCAAGGCCTGAGGGGTGAACTCATTTGGTGCTTGAGTTTGTAGATCAGTCACCACTTTCCCCAGTGATTGGCGGACTGCATCATTGCTCCGACCAGAGTAGATATTGTCCTCCACCACATATACTTTTTCCTTCTTGTGGTCAAAGATCAAATAGGATTCGTAGATGAAGAAATGCATGTCTGGTGTCCCGATGGTATCCTGAGGAATCCTTCCAATCTCCTCATAGACTCCGATCATATCATAGCCCGCAAAGCCGATAGCCCCTCCGGCAAAAGGAAGATCAGATGTCAGCCCCTTTACTGTTACCTGGTGGAGGTAGTCAAAAGGATCTTGCTCCAGTACCTTGCCATTCTCATAAAGGATGCCATCCTGATAGGTCACCTCAAATACTGGATTATAGGCCACGATAGAAAAGCGGGCATTCTCCTTTTCACGCGGGATTGACTCAAGGATGACCTTATGGTCACCTTGGACACGCATGTAGGCTAGAATGGGGGTTAAGGTATCAGCTGGTAAAATTTTTTTCATAGGAATTCCTTTCTTTTCCTAGGGACGAAGCGATGCAAGTCCTGATCCAAGCACATACAATACTCTTCGAAGTTAGCAAGCTGACCAACTTCAACAGAATACAAAAAACCTCACAGAGTAACACTCTGTGAGGGCATTAAATCGGGTTTAACACGGTACCACCTCAGTTAATGGTCAAAAGGGTAGAAAGCGACCATTATCTCTATCTCCTCTAACAAGGAGTTGCACGATAAGGGGTGCCTACCGAGAAGAATATGTGTTATCCTCTCCTACTCTAAACAATCAGCCCAATGTTCACTAATCCCGACTACCTGCTCACAATACCCGCAGGCTCCCTGAAAATCTTAGACTAGTTACTTTCTGATTTACTACATATTTTACTACATTTTTTTGGCTTGTCAAGAATTTTTTGACAGTTTATCCTAAAAAATCTACCCAGTCAACTGGACCAGGCAGACTCAATCCTATGTTTTAACCTTGAAAACGAAGCTTATTTCACCAAGTCACTCTTGAGATAGGCATCGACCATACGCTCTGTCGCCACCACAGAATCTACATGGGTCCGCTCATAGGAGTGGCTAGACTCGATCCCTGCTCCGAGAAGACCATGCTTGACTTCTGCACCTGCGCTCATGGCTGCAGAGGCATCCGAGCCATAGAAAGGATAGATGTCCAGTTTGTAAGGGATGTTTTGCTCCTTGGCCAAGGCCACCAAGTGCTGGCGGAAACCATAGTGGTATGGACCAGAAGCATCTTTGACACAGATAGAAACTGTGTACTCGTCTGTCTGCTGGTCATCTCCCATCGCCCCCATGTCCACTGCTAAGTATTCAACCGCTTGAGCTGGGATGCTAGAGTTAGCCCCATGTCCCACTTCTTCAAAGACAGAAAAGGCAAAGTGAGTCGTCACTGGTAGGGTCACGCCTTCTTCCTTGTAGACGCGAAGGAGATTAAGCAAGATGGCAGCGCTGACCTTGTCATCCAAGTGACGAGACTTGATAAAGCCTGTATCTGTGACGATGGTCCGAGCATCAAAGCTGATAAAGTCTCCGACTTCAATCCCCAAGTCACGGGTTTCTTTTTCAGAGGTCACTTTTTCATCCAAGCGCACTTCCATATTGTCCTGAGTCCGCTCCACAGTTCCCGCATCCTTGTAGACGTGGCAAGAGGTTTGGTGGACAAGAATAGTACCCGAATGTGTCTTTCCTGTATTGGCCACATGGACGGTACAGTTTTCCCCTTCGATCATGTTCCAAGGGAAGCCACCGATGCGATCCAGCTTGAGACGACCATCTGGTTTCACAGCACGGACAATCGCTCCCAAGGTATCCACATGGGCTGTGATGTAGCGGTGTTGCTCGTCATTCTCACCCTTGAGGACAACGGTTACGCCTCCCTTAGCTGTCCGAACAGGGCTGTAGCCCATGTCTGTCAAAGTCTTGACTAGATAGGTAGCCACTTCTTCTGTAAAGCCTGTCGGTGATGCGAGGGCTGTGAGTTCTTTTAGATATTCAACTGTTTGATTCATGAATTTCTCCTTCAATAATCTGCTAGTACGATTATAGCACGACTGCCCCTAAAAGACTAGCTCAGATAGAAAGCAAAAAAAGGCTGGGATAAAAGTCCTAGCCTCTCAATTGTCTTTGGATAGTCGAGCAAGACGCAGTGGTTGAGTGGGCTCTACTACGCTGATTTCATCAGCTTTTACAGCCCTACTCAACTGTGCGGAGGTGGGACGACGAAATCGAACTCTAACGAATTACCGATTTCTGTCCCACTCTCTCTTTCTTTATTTCTTTTCAGATCCAATCTACAGCTGAGGAAACTGAGTCCCCACAGAGAAGACAGGGGCCTTAGCTACTCAAACCTCCAACAAACTTATAAGCAGTTACCAAAGCATTTGTCATGGTATCACGGGTTGCTTTGAAGGCCTCAATAAAGGCTGCACGGTGCTCTTCTGGGAAAAGCGTTGTATCATCTCCAAATTGAGTCAGTGTTTCATTCACAGAAGCCAACTCTTCATCCATCTTTTTGATACCAGGTTCCAAGGTCTTGAAGTAAGATTCTTGTTCAGATTTTGGCAACTTTTCTCCCAATTCATTGGCATGCTTCTTATAATTTTCAGCTAGTTTTGCATAAAGTCCCTTGATATCCCCGATTGTTTTCGCATTTTCAATTTCCTGATCTGTTACCAAAACAACTTCTGGAGCTGTTGCTTGAGCGCCAGAGCCTGAAGTAGACTGACTAGAAGAGCTGCTTGTATCATCTGTCAATTCAAATTTCTTTGATGAAGATGATTTCTTCTTAGATGAGGAAGTTTTCTTAGAGGAAGAAGATTTCTTTTCCACCTTGCTAGAAGATTTCTCTGAAGAAGCCTCTGGTTTTGCAGTTTGATTTCCCGAACATGCGACCAAGGTCAAGACTGAAAGCAAAG
Proteins encoded:
- a CDS encoding M42 family metallopeptidase — protein: MNQTVEYLKELTALASPTGFTEEVATYLVKTLTDMGYSPVRTAKGGVTVVLKGENDEQHRYITAHVDTLGAIVRAVKPDGRLKLDRIGGFPWNMIEGENCTVHVANTGKTHSGTILVHQTSCHVYKDAGTVERTQDNMEVRLDEKVTSEKETRDLGIEVGDFISFDARTIVTDTGFIKSRHLDDKVSAAILLNLLRVYKEEGVTLPVTTHFAFSVFEEVGHGANSSIPAQAVEYLAVDMGAMGDDQQTDEYTVSICVKDASGPYHYGFRQHLVALAKEQNIPYKLDIYPFYGSDASAAMSAGAEVKHGLLGAGIESSHSYERTHVDSVVATERMVDAYLKSDLVK
- a CDS encoding aminodeoxychorismate/anthranilate synthase component II; translated protein: MILLVDNYDSFTYNLAQYLGTFTEVEVLRNDDERLYEQAEVADALVFSPGPGWPADAGQMEAMIKDFAGKKPMLGICLGHQALAETFGGKLRLAKNVMHGKQSQITFETPSPIFEDIDNEVPIMRYHSIVVDQMPEEFEVTAITTDDQEIMAIQHKSLPIYGLQYHPESIGSPDGLKMIENFVKLVLD
- the trpE gene encoding anthranilate synthase component I is translated as MKKILPADTLTPILAYMRVQGDHKVILESIPREKENARFSIVAYNPVFEVTYQDGILYENGKVLEQDPFDYLHQVTVKGLTSDLPFAGGAIGFAGYDMIGVYEEIGRIPQDTIGTPDMHFFIYESYLIFDHKKEKVYVVEDNIYSGRSNDAVRQSLGKVVTDLQTQAPNEFTPQALQALHFSNHIEKEVFMEMVAKAKKLIREGDMFQCVLSQRFSADFEGDPLDYYRNLRVTNPSNYLYFYDFGDYQIIGASPESLVSVKKGEVTTNPIAGTRPRGATEEEDQALAHELLHDVKETAEHRMLVDLGRNDIGKIVQNGTVEVTKYMEVEYFRYVMHLTSVIKGQLLPHLTALDALKATLPAGTVSGAPKIRAMRRIYELEEEKRGVYAGAIGYLSATGDMDFAIAIRTMILKNQKAYVQAGAGIVYDSVPENEFYETINKAKSMTRIGDVQ
- the trpD gene encoding anthranilate phosphoribosyltransferase codes for the protein MKELFLQISNRQDLTQEQVQEVFDQILQNQLSESQIAAFLMGLKTKGETADEITGIVRALKAHVTVLPETFSDAMCNCGTGGDQSYSFNISTTVCFVLAAGGIRMAKAGNRSVSSKSGSADVLEALGINVAASPETLSKALDEVGLAFIFAQTMHPAMRFIGPARQAMGIPTIMNLVGPLANPLDLETQLMGLYRAELQEIVARAIQQLGRKRAVVITGPDNMDEAALYGTNTYTLLEDGNISQHTFTYEDMGMEKVELSEITGGDAKENAAILLSVLKNEASPYLETTVLNAGLGFFTNGKVATIKEGVELARQLIADGSALAKLQHLQEVQV